One window from the genome of Dasypus novemcinctus isolate mDasNov1 chromosome 26, mDasNov1.1.hap2, whole genome shotgun sequence encodes:
- the CCDC51 gene encoding mitochondrial potassium channel: MTGRSPVFAMQHIVGGPHVLVRRDLLARDLFMTRTLCSPGPSQPRDKRPEEVALGLYHRLTALGRALGYSIQQRASSTAKTWWDRYEEFVGLNEVREAQGNVTEAEKVFMVARGLVREAREDLEAQQARLKEVRDRLDRVSKEDSQYLELATLEHRMLQEEKRLRTAHLHAEDSEREKFSLFSAAVRESHEKERTRAERTKNWSLIGSVLGALIGVAGSTYVNRVRLQELKALLLEAQKGPASLQEAIREQASSYSVQQRDLHDLMADLRGLVHAGPGRGAGSQAGPSSTRGRDTDVLAAALKEQLSYSRQVHSCLEGLRERLDGLEKTFSQMAGVVQLAKAAAHPGSAEPADRAPPSSRLEGGVILALADMEQRLEARVDRNTIYGTLATCVTFAAMLPVLYVIFRAS; the protein is encoded by the exons ATGACTGGGCGCAGCCCCGTGTTTGCCATGCAGCACATCGTGGGTGGGCCCCACGTACTGGTGCGGAGAGACCTGCTTGCACGGGACCTCTTCATGACCAGGACTCTCTGCAGCCCAGGCCCCAGCCAGCCCCGAGACAAAAGACCCGAGGAGGTTGCTCTTGGGCTGTATCATCGCCTCACAGCGCTGGGAAGAGCCCTGGGGTACAGCATTCAGCAGCGAGCCTCCTCCACGGCCAAGACTTGGTGGGACAGATATGAAGAGTTTGTTGGCCTCAATGAAGTTCGAGAGGCCCAGGGAAATGTGACTGAG GCAGAGAAAGTATTCATGGTGGCCCGCGGGCTCGTCCGAGAGGCGCGGGAGGACCTGGAAGCGCAGCAGGCCAGGCTGAAGGAAGTGAGGGATCGCTTGGACCGCGTCTCCAAGGAGGACAGCCAGTACCTGGAACTGGCTACCCTGGAGCACAGGATGCTGCAG GAGGAAAAGAGGCTTCGCACGGCCCATCTGCACGCAGAAGACTCCGAGCGAGAGAAGTTTTCCCTCTTCTCGGCGGCGGTGCGGGAAAGTCACGAGAAGGAGCGCACGCGGGCCGAGAGAACCAAGAACTGGTCCCTCATCGGGTCGGTCCTGGGGGCCCTGATCGGTGTAGCAGGCTCCACCTATGTGAACCGGGTACGGCTGCAGGAGCTGAAGGCCTTACTCCTGGAGGCACAGAAGGGGCCTGCGAGTCTCCAGGAGGCCATCCGGGAGCAGGCGTCCAGCTACTCCGTCCAGCAGAGGGACCTCCACGACCTCATGGCAGACCTGAGGGGCCTGGTGCACgctgggccggggcggggcgcggggtcCCAGGCGGGTCCTTCCTCTACCCGAGGAAGAGACACGGATGTCCTCGCAGCTGCTTTGAAAGAGCAGCTCAGCTATTCCAGGCAGGTCCATTCATGTCTAGAGGGTTTACGAGAGCGGCTTGACGGCCTGGAAAAGACCTTCAGCCAAATGGCTGGGGTGGTTCAGCTGGCGAAGGCGGCAGCACACCCAGGCTCGGCGGAGCCAGCAGACCGGGCGCCGCCCAGCTCCCGACTGGAGGGGGGCGTGATCTTGGCGCTGGCGGACATGGAGCAGAGGCTGGAAGCCCGGGTCGACAGGAACACCATCTATGGCACGCTGGCCACCTGCGTGACGTTTGCAGCCATGCTGCCCGTACTCTACGTGATCTTCAGGGCCAGTTAG